A genomic window from Solanum dulcamara chromosome 11, daSolDulc1.2, whole genome shotgun sequence includes:
- the LOC129874231 gene encoding berberine bridge enzyme-like 28, with protein MTTLNKLTIFLFNLFLSICLSSSWTNNTHDHDFLECLSHKIMNSNSTTQVIHIPKNSSYSTILKSFSTNLRITSNFKPSIIFTPLKESQIQATIHCSKKHDQQIRIRSGGHDYEGLSYVSESPFIVIDLRNLRSISIDTEKKTAWIQSGATLGEVYYRIAENSKKLAFVSGICPTVGVGGHFSGGGYSMMSRKFGMAVDHIIDAKLIDANGQIQDRESMGEDLFWAIRGGGGTSFGLIISWKVKLLDIPEKVTVFNVPRTLEQNGTQLVYKWQHIADKVDDNLLIRLFLRNSGSRFGGGKRSIHAFFTTMFVGGVDELLHEMQKRFPELGLMKEDCIEMSWIESVLFFANYPRGTSLDVLLNWNTTTNQIGFFKGKSDYVQRPISINGIKGMWKQLNQLVGENSFSGVELQFSPCGGKLSDISESETPFPHRDGNIFMIHYAVYWGGMEDSKRNIAWSRKLYKYMAKYVSKSPRAAYFNYRDLDLGVNNKGINTSYVKARIWGVKYFKNNFDRLVKVKTKIDPTNFFRNEQSIPPLLS; from the coding sequence ATGACTACTTTGAACAAGTTAACAATCTTTCTCTTTAATCTCTTTCTCTCAATTTGCCTTTCATCGTCATGGACCAACAATACTCATGATCATGACTTTCTTGAATGCCTTTCTCACAAAATTATGAACTCAAACTCAACAACACAAGTCATCCACATTCCTAAAAACTCATCCTATTCAACCATATTGAAATCCTTTTCAACTAACCTAAGGATAAcctccaacttcaaaccatcaaTTATTTTTACTCCTCTGAAAGAATCTCAAATCCAGGCAACTATACATTGCTCCAAGAAACATGACCAACAAATCAGAATTCGAAGCGGTGGACATGATTATGAGGGACTTTCATACGTTTCTGAAAGCCCTTTTATCGTAATTGATCTTAGGAACCTAAGATCAATCTCCATTGACACTGAAAAAAAGACTGCTTGGATTCAATCTGGCGCAACCCTAGGGGAAGTATATTATAGGATTGCGGAAAACAGTAAAAAATTGGCCTTTGTTTCAGGGATTTGTCCTACTGTTGGTGTTGGTGGACACTTTAGTGGTGGAGGCTATAGCATGATGTCTCGAAAATTTGGTATGGCTGTTGATCACATCATTGATGCTAAGCTAATCGATGCCAATGGACAAATCCAAGATCGAGAATCAATGGGTGAGGATCTCTTTTGGGCTATTAGAGGAGGTGGAGGGACTAGCTTTGGTCTCATTATATCATGGAAGGTAAAATTACTCGATATTCCAGAAAAGGTAACCGTGTTCAATGTTCCACGGACATTGGAACAAAATGGAACTCAACTTGTTTACAAATGGCAACATATCGCGGACAAAGTTGATGACAATCTTCTCATCAGGCTCTTCCTGAGGAATAGTGGATCTCGATTTGGGGGTGGGAAAAGAAGTATCCACGCCTTTTTCACTACAATGTTCGTTGGAGGAGTGGATGAACTCCTCCACGAAATGCAAAAGAGATTCCCAGAACTAGGATTGATGAAAGAAGATTGCATTGAGATGAGTTGGATCGAATCTGTACTCTTCTTTGCCAATTACCCTAGGGGTACATCACTTGATGTGTTACTAAATTGGAATACTACAACTAATCAAATAGGATTCTTCAAAGGAAAATCAGACTATGTCCAACGCCCAATTTCTATAAATGGTATCAAAGGTATGTGGAAACAACTCAACCAATTAGTAGGCGAAAATTCATTTTCGGGCGTTGAACTACAGTTTAGTCCTTGCGGAGGAAAGTTGAGTGACATCTCAGAATCTGAAACACCTTTCCCTCATAGAGATGGAAATATATTTATGATTCATTATGCAGTGTATTGGGGGGGAATGGAAGATTCTAAAAGAAACATAGCTTGGAGTCGAAAACTTTATAAATACATGGCTAAGTATGTGTCAAAATCTCCTAGAGCTGCTTATTTCAATTATAGAGATCTTGATTTGGGAGTGAACAACAAAGGAATAAACACAAGCTATGTAAAAGCAAGAATTTGGGGAGTGAAATATTTCAAGAACAACTTTGATAGATTGGTGAAAGTGAAGACTAAAATTGATCCAACAAATTTCTTTAGGAATGAACAAAGCATTCCTCCTCTATTATCTTAA